One stretch of Arachis duranensis cultivar V14167 chromosome 1, aradu.V14167.gnm2.J7QH, whole genome shotgun sequence DNA includes these proteins:
- the LOC107464682 gene encoding serine/arginine-rich SC35-like splicing factor SCL28 encodes MARYRSRSRSYSPRRRSRTPPRERKRYDDDRYGDSRSYRDRRSPLPSGLLVRNLPLDARPEDLRGPFERFGPVKDVYLPKNYYTGEPRGFGFVKYRYGEDAAEAKQQLNHTTIGGREIRIVFAEENRKTPQEMRVISRGSGRQGGSRRRNRSRSPRHRYRSYSRSPTPARDYSRSGRGKGRDREDYYSPDRSRSYSRSRSPSDGKDYRRSPHPRSRSPSDAKDYRRSHSPSDGKGYRRSPHPRSPSPRAEKDYRRSPSPRENGRSPNEKRARTPSRSKSPRRNGRSPSRSGSQSYSPR; translated from the exons ATGGCGAGGTACCGAAGCCGGAGCAGAAGCTACAGCCCTCGCCGCCGGAGCAGAACACCGCCGCGCGAACGCAAGCGCTACGACGACGATCGCTACGGCGACAGCAGGTCCTACAGGGATCGCCGCTCTCCACTCCCTTCTGGCCTTCTTGTTCgtaatctcccccttgatgctAG GCCTGAAGATCTTAGGGGTCCATTTGAGCGCTTTGGACCTGTGAAGGATGTTTATCTTCCTAAGAATTATTACACTGG TGAGCCTCGGGGATTTGGGTTTGTGAAGTATCGATATGGTGAAGATGCAGCTGAGGCAAAGCAACAGCTTAATCATACCACCATTGGTGGGCGTGAAATAAGAATTGTGTTTGCCGAGGAAAACCGGAAAACCCCTCAGGAGATGCGTGTCATTTCTCGTGGAAG TGGTCGACAAGGAGGTAGCAGGAGGAGGAATCGGTCAAGGTCCCCAAGACACCGATATAGAT CTTATTCTCGGTCTCCAACACCAGCTCGAGATTATTCAAG GAGTGGCAGGGGCAAGGGCAGGGATAGGGAAGATTACTATTCTCCTGACCGATCAAGATCTTATTCTAGGTCACGCTCTCCTAGTGATGGCAAGGACTATAGGAGGTCTCCACATCCCAGGTCTCGTTCTCCTAGTGATGCGAAGGACTATCGGAGATCTCACTCTCCTAGTGATGGGAAGGGCTACAGGAGGTCCCCACATCCCAGGTCTCCCTCTCCTAGAGCTGAGAAGGATTACAGGAGGTCTCCGAGTCCCAGGGAGAATGGTCGGAGTCCTAATGAGAAGAGGGCTCGCACACCTAGCAGATCAAAGAGTCCTAGGCGTAATGGCCGCAGTCCTTCTAGATCTGGTTCACAATCTTACAG tcCACGCTGA